The proteins below come from a single Armatimonadota bacterium genomic window:
- a CDS encoding ubiquinone/menaquinone biosynthesis methyltransferase — protein MKKEMVDTQQPVPLWETQGDDKRVAVQGLFARIAKNYDLANRLLSFNRDRKWRELATSKLNLKPGDSALDLCCGTGDFLPPLRKRVGDSGKLVGLDFCAPMLDQAAAKDPKATLILADACNLPLGANEFEGVSVGWGIRNVPDIEKAHTEIFRVLKPGGHFVSLDCAEPSSPLVRKATGLGRSLMTRLLGASLGNSKEYAYLDESTKRFKSRAELVSIMEQAGFVDVQFQDLMFGNICIHWGTKP, from the coding sequence ATGAAGAAGGAAATGGTCGATACACAACAGCCGGTACCGCTCTGGGAAACCCAGGGAGACGACAAACGAGTCGCGGTGCAGGGGCTGTTCGCCCGTATAGCCAAGAATTATGACCTCGCCAATCGGCTTTTGAGTTTCAATCGCGACCGAAAGTGGCGAGAACTAGCCACCTCGAAACTCAACCTCAAGCCCGGCGATTCAGCCCTCGACCTCTGCTGTGGCACCGGTGATTTCCTTCCGCCCCTTCGAAAAAGGGTCGGCGACTCCGGCAAGCTCGTCGGTCTCGACTTCTGCGCGCCGATGCTCGACCAAGCCGCCGCCAAAGACCCGAAGGCAACCCTGATCCTCGCCGACGCCTGCAACCTCCCGCTCGGCGCAAACGAATTCGAAGGCGTCTCCGTCGGATGGGGCATCCGCAACGTGCCCGACATCGAAAAAGCCCACACCGAAATCTTCCGCGTGCTCAAGCCCGGAGGCCACTTCGTCTCGCTGGACTGCGCGGAACCGAGCTCACCCCTCGTCCGCAAGGCAACCGGACTGGGACGAAGCCTCATGACTCGCCTCCTCGGCGCGTCCCTCGGCAATAGCAAAGAGTACGCCTACCTCGACGAATCCACCAAGCGATTCAAGTCGCGCGCCGAACTCGTTTCCATCATGGAGCAAGCGGGCTTCGTCGACGTCCAATTTCAAGACCTGATGTTTGGAAACATCTGCATCCACTGGGGAACCAAACCGTGA
- a CDS encoding HAD-IIA family hydrolase: protein MRFYSCYGFDLDGTLYRGNEVVPGAAETVAALQGRGARILYVTNNSGLTKGDYVEKLGRLGFSASEDQIVTSGQAGADVCRLRGYQKVFLVGEPGLVATFRANGLEVVNAGEDGSVRPSDSSADVVVSGICREALSYRLLDSAMQVAIQTQNYIACNGDLTYPIEGGKFSPGSGSIVAAIEACSGVKPFVAGKPNPTILTSAFDRLGIDAADTLMVGDRMDTDIACGRAAGCDTLLVLSGVAHEAIAGQWCLESVSGLL, encoded by the coding sequence GTGCGTTTCTACTCTTGCTATGGCTTCGATCTCGACGGGACGTTATACCGGGGAAATGAGGTTGTTCCTGGCGCGGCGGAAACGGTCGCGGCGCTTCAGGGGCGCGGGGCAAGAATTCTCTACGTCACCAATAATTCTGGGCTGACAAAGGGCGACTACGTGGAGAAGCTGGGGCGATTGGGCTTTTCGGCGAGCGAGGATCAGATCGTGACGAGCGGGCAGGCTGGAGCCGATGTCTGCCGATTGCGCGGATACCAAAAGGTGTTTTTGGTCGGCGAGCCGGGCCTGGTGGCGACGTTCCGGGCGAACGGATTGGAGGTGGTGAATGCGGGTGAGGACGGTTCGGTCAGGCCAAGCGATTCGTCGGCGGACGTGGTGGTTTCGGGCATTTGTCGCGAGGCGCTTTCGTATCGACTTTTGGATTCGGCGATGCAGGTGGCAATTCAGACCCAGAACTATATCGCCTGTAACGGTGATCTGACGTACCCGATCGAGGGAGGCAAGTTTAGCCCGGGATCGGGGTCGATTGTGGCCGCGATCGAGGCTTGTAGCGGAGTGAAGCCGTTTGTGGCGGGGAAGCCGAATCCGACAATTCTGACATCGGCATTTGATCGATTGGGGATCGATGCAGCGGATACGCTGATGGTGGGCGACCGCATGGATACGGACATCGCTTGTGGCCGAGCGGCGGGGTGCGACACGTTGCTGGTCTTGAGCGGGGTGGCACATGAAGCGATTGCTGGGCAATGGTGTTTGGAGTCGGTGAGCGGGCTCTTGTGA